Sequence from the Nasonia vitripennis strain AsymCx chromosome 5, Nvit_psr_1.1, whole genome shotgun sequence genome:
GCGTTTCGGACCTAGCGCGCTGGAAAACGCGgcttttttctcaaaatttatcCTTCGCGCCGTGAATTTTGCTATGAATTTCGCGCagcgagcgcgaaaaatatTCTCAGCGAGACGTTAAATTTAAAGGGTGTGTGTGTTGAGGATGAACGAAGCGCCGAAAACGTGCACTTTAAGAGCGGCGTTACCCTCCGTTTCCGGCGGCAAGCAAACAAATGACGCTTGAAACAAACGAAAgacgcgcgtgtatacacggccgcgctctctttcttttgtTTGTGCCACGCGGGGCGCGAGAACGCGCGGAATTCCGCGTTCCCCTtgggagagtgagagagattgAGAGGAAGGAAAAATGTCGTCGCCGGATTTTTGTCTCGGTTAGTCAAACGCTTCTGTTTAATGGCGTGCGAAAGAAACAAGAGGGTCGTCGGCTGCCGGGAGAGTTGGAGCAACACCGCGACGCGGATGAAAGGACTTCCGACGCTGACGAGTTTGACGCGAGCGGCGCGCGGACTTTCGGTTTCCTTATCGCGATTGTCAGGCTTGCTCGAGTGGAGATACGCGTGGCTTTGTTTTCGCGATTGTCTGATAAGGTTATACAAAATCATCAGATCAGATATATAAGCTCTTGAAATTCTCCATGTCCACCTTGAACTGATCCGGCTTTTGGAGAAGTACTGACTAAGTTGGGACCTCTATTCCCGGGATTGGTCAACTTCCGATCAAGAGATATCGTTTCGGAGACCATGGCTTGGCCAACGGCGACGGCTACAGCCAAGGGTGACATTGCGGTGATAGTTTGGAATTGGAAAATGAGAAGATTGAAATAGTAGATACGTAGGGGGTTTGTGATgtttgaagtttttttttatcttgaaCTGGACGAacaagaaatttcaatgttacgaataatgcaataattataatacaaaTGACATCGACttttacttttgtttttgaaactTGCAAATGAAACAAAAGCATCTcccaaaactaaaatattaaTTCGGGCCACGCCACATCGGTTAGTAAATAACCGCGGCGCGAAGCCCTAGGCGCAGCCTCAATTCCACCTATAAGCTCTACCAGCAAACGCGAGCGTCGTTTCGGAAGCGTATTTCATCGTCCCGTGGATACCTCATCCCGCTATCAATGCCTCgttgcgcgacgacgacgacgacagtcTTTGTCTCGGCTCTCCCTTCTTGCGGCGCGCCACGTGTACCTACTCGCGCAAATACACGAGCCGCGAGGGCTGTACTCGAGGAGAGAAGCATCAGACGAAGCTTTATTTAGCAGATGATATTTACGGCCTCCAATCCATGACCCCCTTTGCGCGACTTCCTTCGACTTGCtgcctctgctgctgctgctacggcCCCCGACTCCCTCAGTTTTATATTGTCTTTGCTCGGAGTTATGTACTCGCAGGCGGCTCACTCCTTCCGAACAGTTTAGTCGCCGTAAATCACTCGCTTTGGTggggatttttcttttttgtttcctTTCGTTATCCGAAGCGTTCGTGCTGGAAAGTACatgttttattgaaaataataatagctcCTTGAAGAAGGGAATATAGTCGAGGATGAGAAACATTGAAGATGCATTTAACGAGGCCATCGGGGCCGGAGTATTCTGCAATGCATCCCAGCAACAAAAAAGTCGGGGAACTTTCTTTCTGCGTGACCATTAAATCTTAGTTTTTTCCGGCCAGTAATGAAGTCGCGAAGTCTTTTCCCCGTCGTACGTTTCcttgttttttcttcttcaaataATGACACGCTCGGTGGATTAAAGGAATGAGACGGTGAAATATAAAAGACGCCGAAGGTGGAAGACCAATAAGACGATTTTATCGCGAAGCTCGTATTCTTCTCTTGTTATGCCGGAGGTCGTTGGTTCTTTTGTGACCATCTGCATTGTTTCGTACCAAGAAACGATTGAAATCGGATTGTAAAAAACCAAGATACTTTTTGCAAGTTTGAAAGTCATTATGACATGTTAGCAAGGCAAGCACAAGCGAGACAAAAAGGCATAGAGCAATAAAAGAGCAATAAACAAACGACAAAGTAGAgcgggaaagagagaagcggCAGATTAGAGCGTGAGGTTCTTGAAATCGACTCAATTCAGAAACGAGCGTCGCTTGATCAAATCATCCCCCGGCTCTGCTACTACTGCTTCAGAGAGagacgtatacatatatacaaagaGGAGCAGAGAGAACGTCAGGCGCGAGGGTCCCGAGCTGTAAACAGCAGGAGCAAACATAATATGACGAACGCCTCGAGCGCAGAAGGAGCTAACCCTCTTCCTCGGCGGCTTTCAATTCTGCTCGCGTATAGTTATAATATGCCGTGAGTCGCGGGagtctatatgtatacagctGTGAAATGATACGCGTATCATGTGTGTGACTTTCGCGATATGTATCTTATACTTTTAGAAAATTCATATAGGCTATTATTGTTCAAGTAACAACTATATACTCCTATATATTTGCGCTTACATGTGCGTATTTTGAGCGACATTTTAATGTAGCATTGGCGTTGTCAAGGTGTCTTCTTTAAAATCCTCTATATTTCCGATGTTCAAATTATATACAAAAGATTATACTAAGTACGAATCGACAGTTATAGCATGAGTGGTCTAATCACCAAAAGTAAGGCAATTTTCTTATAGGTAGCACATCACTATTTATAAGTTCTGACGGCAGATACTGTTGAGGGAAGCAAGAAAGTACctgtgcgccacctatctaCGCTAACCGAAAAGTTCAAGCAGTCTTTGGAAAAGGCCAGTCCAAAACTGCTTAATTCGCTACAAATCGCTCACTATCGAATCTTTTCTTGCTTAAAGTTTCTCTTATTCAGACTTTGAATAAAATCGAAATTATCAATCACCGCTCGACCCAATGAAAAATAATCCCGGCCGAAGAGGCATCACGTAGAAAAAGGGAAAGAACACCGGTATTACCGGCCCATTACAAGTCGATGCTCCGAAACTAATAATAACAAACGACCCGCTAACCCCTGAGGTCTACAGGGCCAGGGGGGCGGGAGTACATAGGCGAGAGAATTCGTAATTCGTATAAATGATAGCTACGACGACGACTATCGGCGCATATCGTGTGCTCGCATAGCTGTATACACGAGGGCGTCCGCTGGAATGGCCCCGAAATTAGATACCCCGGACGACGACTCACCCTCGTCTACtgtacgtgtatgtgtgtgtgcacagCCGACGATTCGACAAATTCGGTTAGCCCGATGAAAAATGAAGTCGGCTCTTGCTCGCTTGCGATGCGGACCTTCGCGCACTTCCTTTCAGAAAGCTTCACCGGGCTGTAGAGAAGTAGGTGTGAGGAGGATCCTACGTGATTCGAAGCTTCGAGTAGCTTTTTTCCGGGTTTCcgattgaaaatttcgaaagaaatttataaaacgtTTTTATCCATCAACGCTTCTGTGAAATTCCTCGTTCTGTCAGGGCTCTCGACACACAAAGCGCTCGTCTACTCCTTTTCCTCCAGCCGTTCTCTCTACAGGTATACACGTGCACAGAGTCGTGAGGCATGCAGATGTTTGCTGACTcctcgagagagaggaagagcttGCAGCGAGAAACAAAGGAGCGAGGCGAAAGCTCGAGCGAGGTCGAGACGCAAGGTGTCGAGAGAGCGGCTCGTAGCACGGGCGCGGGTGCAGTTGGTGGGCAATGAGTGGCGCAGGCTTGGTCTCGTTGTTACCACGCAAGATGGCCGCCCCCTTGCCACCTTCTGACGTCACACGGCTTTAATTCCGCGAGCTTCGCAGTGTTCTCGGCTCATACTACTATACATGTATGCGCGACTTGACTTATTCCGAGCTTCTTGCAAGCTCGACGCTTTTGTCCTCTGCATTTTTCATCCGCGACGACTGACGCTCGGACTTTTATGCTATACggtctttctttttttagcGCGTGCGCGAGGTCAGCGAGATAGCGCTGGAATTCTGTCGAATGAATTATTTACTATCGGTGTATAGTTATATATCTAGAGGCCCGAGATTATCGAGCGTCTTATCTTTTATTGCTTTATTATACCATTATGTTCGCTGTTTATATCAATGACTGCGGGCCGTTTTCATCATGGAATGTTACGAACAgagaggagacagagtcgaaagcgaaaaagtagacgacgggactcgaactcgcggacccgagagccAAAGGCccgtgctctaaccactgagctaacgtttACTATGCTTTCGAAGCGCCTGCATCGCAGTATGACTCAGCTGCTCGTCTCTTATTGCTGACTCGtctcgctgctcgcgttgcagacgtgtgcgacTGTGGCAGTTATAATTGAGCTGGAAGCAGGAGCGCAAGATTTTTAGTAAACTAGTTTTCGTTCGCTCCTATGCTTTGACGGTTCAGAAATGGATAATTTTACGAAAGTTCAGGATTTTGAAAATCACGCGCTCAGTATTTTGAAACCCAGTACCAGGGATTATTACGCGTACGGTGCGGGTGAAGGAATCACGTTGAAACAGAACAGAGAAGCATTTAAAAGGTAACATTGTATTTTTAACTACTTTTGATGTTGCTGGAATGTCACGAAACGAAATTTTAGGCTCCGCATACGACCTCGAGTATTGAGAAATGTGTCGAAGCGAGATATCAGCACTACTATACTCGGTGAGAAAATATCGATGCCAGTAGGTGTATCTCCGACAGCTAAACAAAAACTAGCCCATCCAGATGGAGAATCTGCCAATGCCAGAGGTAAGAAAGATGTTATTTTGCGTGTATTTATTGCGATTAATCTTTTAATCAGACAATCGTGCATTTTAGCTGCTGAAGCTGCGAATACGATATTCATTCTCTCCACCTATTCGAATACTACTATCCAAGACGTGGGAAAGGCTGCTCCAAACGCGGTAAAATGGTTTCAGACGACAGTTTTAAAAGATCGCGATTGCATACTTCATTGTATCCGAAGAGCAGAACAAGCAGGCTTCAAGGCGATTGTGATGACGGTTGACAAtcctataattttaaaatctaaaatcagtAAATCAAATAATGCTTCGTCAGATGTGAGGTGCTGTCtgtcaaaataatttgcatgagtacaactaataaaaattattaaataaatgtactATTCTTTAAGAAACGCTGTTTACGAAGACTACTTTCTTACCAAAACATCAGGAAAAGGTTTGGATAACTTTGATCAGTGTGTAAGGCAAAGCATCGACGACTCCTTGACTTGGGAAGCTGTGGGATGGATAAAAaggtttttatataaattgcATGAACTATTTCCAGTTTTGAAGACATATCTTAATGAGCATGTTTATTTATGTACGTAGCGTTACACATTTGCCGATAGTCTTGAAAGGTATTTTGACAGCAGAAGACGCCGTTTTGGCAGCGAATCACGGAGCGAGTGCCATCATAGTTTCTAATCATGGTGCTCGACAATTAGATGGATCACCTGCAACGGTATGCAAAAGCTTACTGTCATAACCTTTAAGAATGTATTAGTTTATACAAGAACGTATTCTATATTAGATAGAAGCTCTTCCTGACATCGTAAATGCGGTACAAGATAAACTAGAGGTTTATTTGGATGGTGGAATAAGGCAAGGAACAGACGTCTTCAAAGCTTTAGCCCTAGGAGCTAGAATGGTAAAAGACTTGATCAAACAAAAGCATGTTGAACGAAAtcttataaaataattctacAGGTATTTATTGGCAGACCGATGTTGTGGGGTTTGGCCTGTGGAGGTGAAGAAGGTGTTCGAGCTGTTCTTGAAACCATGCGTCGAGAAGTCTCTGAAACTTTTGCCCTAACTGGTATGTTATAACTTTGAATTACGGTATTAATAATactcattatttttatatgcttAATCGATGTC
This genomic interval carries:
- the LOC100124154 gene encoding peroxisomal (S)-2-hydroxy-acid oxidase-like; protein product: MDNFTKVQDFENHALSILKPSTRDYYAYGAGEGITLKQNREAFKRLRIRPRVLRNVSKRDISTTILGEKISMPVGVSPTAKQKLAHPDGESANARAAEAANTIFILSTYSNTTIQDVGKAAPNAVKWFQTTVLKDRDCILHCIRRAEQAGFKAIVMTVDNPIILKSKISKSNNASSDVRNAVYEDYFLTKTSGKGLDNFDQCVRQSIDDSLTWEAVGWIKSVTHLPIVLKGILTAEDAVLAANHGASAIIVSNHGARQLDGSPATIEALPDIVNAVQDKLEVYLDGGIRQGTDVFKALALGARMVFIGRPMLWGLACGGEEGVRAVLETMRREVSETFALTGCSNVQQVGKDSVVHESYYSYSHL